The genomic segment AGAGTATATAGATTTTTACGCTGCGGATAGACTTAAAAGAAAGACCCATTATTCAATCTGGTTTTATTACGATAATGAATAAAATTCTAAAGAGGTTTGTTAAAATTCAAAAGAATTTAAGGAAAAGAATAGTTCTTTCTAAAGATATAGACAGGGTAAAAACTGTCCTTGGCGTGGATGTTTCATATAAAGGAGATTTCCAATACACAGTTGTTGTAAAGTATGATGCTTTTGAGAAGAAAGTTAAGGATGTTGTTGTAGAAAAGGAAAAGGTTAGTTTCCCATACATTCCAACTTTTCTTTCCTTTAGAGAGGGTCCCTATGCGGTAAAGACGATAAAGAAACATTTTGATCTAAAAGAGATTGATGTGGTTCTTGTGGATGGGCAGGGAATAGCACACCCAAGAGAACTTGGTCTT from the Caldisericia bacterium genome contains:
- a CDS encoding endonuclease V, translated to MNKILKRFVKIQKNLRKRIVLSKDIDRVKTVLGVDVSYKGDFQYTVVVKYDAFEKKVKDVVVEKEKVSFPYIPTFLSFREGPYAVKTIKKHFDLKEIDVVLVDGQGIAHPRELGLATYIGIFIERPTIGVAKSHLFGKFEEPDEKKGSFTYLFDKNRKIGVVLRTRDKVKPLFVSPGNMIDIEKSKDIVLSLCVKYRIPEPIRIADKISKRVKEELWERNLV